The following proteins are encoded in a genomic region of Magnolia sinica isolate HGM2019 chromosome 1, MsV1, whole genome shotgun sequence:
- the LOC131257405 gene encoding peroxiredoxin-2-like has product MAPIAVGDKIPDGTLAHFDEEDKIQQVSIHSLAAGKKVILFGVPGAFTPTCSMQHVPGFIGHAEDLKSKGISEILLISVNDPFVMKAWAKTYPENKHVKFLADGSGTYTHALGLELDLSEKGLGTRSRRFALLVDDLKVKVANIEEGGEFTVSSAEDIIKAL; this is encoded by the exons ATGGCTCCGATCGCGGTTGGCGACAAGATTCCCGATGGTACCCTCGCCCACTTCGACGAGGAAGATAAGATCCAGCAGGTTTCGATTCACTCCCTCGCTGCCGGTAAAAAGGTCATCCTATTCGGAGTTCCCGGCGCCTTCACCCCAACGTGCAG CATGCAGCATGTGCCAGGTTTCATTGGACATGCAGAAGATCTGAAATCCAAGGGAATTAGTGAAATTCTGCTTATCAGCG TTAATGACCCTTTTGTGATGAAGGCATGGGCAAAGACATACCCTGAGAACAAACACGTCAAGTTCCTAGCTGACGGTTCTGGCACCTACACCCATGCGCTAGGCCTTGAGCTCGACCTTTCTGAGAAAGGGCTTGGGACCCGGTCCCGAAGGTTTGCTCTCTTGGTTGATGACCTCAAGGTGAAGGTTGCCAATATCGAAGAGGGTGGAGAATTCACGGTCTCCAGCGCGGAAGACATCATCAAGGCTCTTTGA
- the LOC131257394 gene encoding uncharacterized protein LOC131257394, with protein MGGGEAAKRWLENIANDRSRDEGNCQSREFKALEQLALSGIQVLQSETGRILCSFVVPKRLADRDGNWHMGAMATVIDDVGAAAIVSIVGWSKSSVDFNISYFSTVMIDEEVEIEGRVLGHKGKLSSVIVEVRKKGSGQIVAMGKQWMKTTFHLARSKSKL; from the exons aTGGGAGGTGGTGAGGCAGCAAAGAGATGGCTGGAAAATATCGCAAACGATCGGTCACGTGACGAGGGAAACTGCCAGTCACGTGAGTTCAAAGCCCTGGAGCAGCTCGCCCTTTCAGGCATCCAAGTCCTTCAATCCGAGACCGGTCGGATTCTCTGCTCCTTCGTCGTCCCAAAACGCCTTGCg GACAGAGATGGAAACTGGCATATGGGAGCAATGGCAACGGTGATTGATGATGTTGGGGCCGCAGCAATAGTATCTATTGTTGGGTGGTCAAAATCGTCTGTTGATTTCAACATCTCTTACTTTTCAACAGTTATGATCGAC GAAGAAGTGGAGATTGAAGGAAGAGTTTTAGGACACAAGGGAAAGCTTTCATCGGTGATAGTGGAAGTAAGAAAGAAAGGGAGTGGACAGATAGTTGCTATGGGAAAGCAGTGGATGAAAACAACATTTCACCTTGCAAGATCAAAGAGCAAGCTTTGA